In the Roseomonas aeriglobus genome, one interval contains:
- a CDS encoding NERD domain-containing protein, protein MIRKKSTRAAEIAFADEVMASDEFAALPERVRSTVRNHRQGMRGERETAYMLDHQFGPDNDRNLLIHDLRLPDGQGGFAQFDHILLSRASRTASIFESKNYSGRISKNEHGEWMVWYRSQRQPQNIPNPVEQAKRQRKVLQAWLKRKGHDRAFAEVGVFVSVPPTAMIDRSKIGSDEPIYKCDNLYKAWVPFGGSSPLGRMFSTGVTAAQMVEIADQLIADHVQEGDIYTRLGIVPDSTDAADTSHTGDPSGPINMPIVQAASVPELPPYVEAEPVTVHPAQSPSTSVAVECTVLEVSPPAKAVPVKAGAPIEVCAGIVERTLPDGRIAFRAARDDEIGREVLSALCKGKAIWNPRFSNWICVPDVADVIRAALPDAIRVGHVA, encoded by the coding sequence ATGATCCGCAAGAAATCGACCCGCGCGGCCGAGATCGCATTTGCCGACGAAGTGATGGCGTCCGACGAGTTCGCGGCTCTCCCCGAGCGCGTGCGATCGACGGTGCGGAACCATCGCCAGGGGATGCGGGGCGAGCGCGAGACCGCCTATATGCTCGATCACCAATTCGGGCCTGACAACGACCGCAACCTGCTTATCCACGATCTGCGCCTGCCGGACGGGCAGGGCGGGTTCGCGCAGTTCGATCATATCCTGCTGTCGCGGGCGTCGCGCACCGCCTCGATCTTCGAATCCAAGAACTACTCTGGCCGGATCTCGAAGAACGAGCATGGCGAATGGATGGTCTGGTATCGCTCGCAACGTCAGCCGCAGAACATCCCCAATCCGGTCGAACAGGCCAAACGACAACGCAAGGTGCTGCAGGCGTGGCTGAAGCGAAAAGGGCATGACAGGGCGTTCGCGGAGGTCGGCGTATTCGTGTCCGTTCCGCCCACCGCGATGATCGACCGTTCCAAAATCGGCAGCGACGAGCCGATCTACAAATGCGACAACCTTTACAAAGCCTGGGTGCCGTTCGGCGGGTCATCGCCCCTGGGACGAATGTTTTCGACCGGCGTCACCGCCGCGCAGATGGTCGAGATCGCCGACCAGCTCATCGCCGACCATGTCCAGGAGGGCGATATCTATACCCGCCTCGGCATCGTTCCTGACAGCACGGACGCCGCCGATACGTCTCATACCGGCGACCCGTCTGGGCCGATCAACATGCCCATCGTCCAGGCCGCGTCTGTGCCGGAATTGCCGCCGTACGTCGAGGCAGAGCCTGTCACTGTTCATCCGGCGCAAAGTCCCTCCACATCGGTAGCGGTTGAATGCACCGTTTTGGAGGTATCGCCCCCTGCCAAGGCGGTTCCCGTCAAGGCGGGCGCACCTATCGAGGTATGCGCCGGGATCGTCGAGCGGACACTGCCAGATGGCCGCATCGCATTCCGGGCCGCGCGCGACGATGAGATCGGCAGGGAGGTTCTTTCCGCGTTGTGCAAGGGCAAGGCGATCTGGAACCCGAGATTCTCCAACTGGATCTGCGTGCCCGACGTCGCCGACGTGATCCGGGCTGCACTTCCCGATGCGATCAGGGTCGGCCACGTCGCATGA
- a CDS encoding response regulator — MNTSTVPFALAVDDVPIILMDMTLILEDAGFRCHEAMDGDTAIVLLEEQADNTILLFSDVEMPGSINGFALARHVAQHWPWIEIVIASGNIRPNPGDMPEKATFIPKPFSAAIVHEHLRRTLPDGKKPAPLKNAVTTPVQPGA; from the coding sequence ATGAACACTTCGACCGTACCTTTCGCGCTCGCGGTCGATGACGTCCCGATCATCCTGATGGACATGACGCTGATCCTGGAGGACGCCGGCTTTCGCTGTCATGAGGCGATGGACGGCGATACCGCGATCGTGCTGCTGGAGGAGCAGGCCGACAACACCATCCTGCTGTTCTCCGATGTCGAGATGCCGGGATCGATCAACGGCTTTGCGCTGGCGCGTCATGTCGCACAGCACTGGCCCTGGATCGAGATCGTGATCGCCAGCGGCAATATCCGTCCCAATCCGGGTGACATGCCCGAGAAGGCGACGTTCATCCCGAAGCCCTTCTCGGCTGCGATCGTCCACGAGCACCTCCGCAGGACGCTGCCTGACGGCAAGAAGCCCGCGCCGCTGAAGAATGCGGTGACGACGCCGGTTCAGCCGGGAGCCTGA
- a CDS encoding energy transducer TonB yields MLATMRPDGDDARQARDDAETLPIVLPLPVERHPYAPPPEHKIFGFLGTCLVFAVAFAGLLLTFEHHFNPPPPSAPLVVSLLPLASPPETPPKPKEAPKPVEKHQRQPTPQKVVPVERPIIPVPTIAPPPPAPAVKPVDPTPPQPETAAPKTAPAPPAPQVSSNAPDTWEGRVLARLQKYQRYPGAAKSARQQGVAYIRFRMNRDGHVLSSSLVRSSGFPALDQAALDTLRRADPLPKIPPERPDEIELVVPVEFLLR; encoded by the coding sequence ATGCTCGCCACCATGCGCCCTGACGGCGACGACGCGCGCCAGGCGCGCGACGATGCCGAAACGCTGCCGATCGTGCTGCCGCTCCCGGTCGAGCGGCATCCCTATGCCCCGCCGCCCGAACACAAGATATTCGGCTTTCTCGGCACATGCCTGGTCTTTGCCGTGGCCTTCGCCGGCCTGCTCCTGACGTTCGAGCATCATTTCAACCCGCCGCCGCCCTCGGCGCCGCTGGTGGTGAGCCTGCTTCCGCTCGCCTCGCCGCCCGAGACGCCGCCCAAACCGAAAGAGGCGCCCAAGCCGGTCGAGAAGCACCAGCGCCAGCCCACGCCGCAAAAGGTCGTGCCGGTCGAGCGTCCGATCATCCCGGTCCCGACGATCGCGCCGCCCCCACCCGCGCCAGCGGTGAAGCCCGTCGATCCGACGCCCCCGCAACCGGAAACCGCCGCGCCCAAGACGGCGCCGGCGCCCCCCGCGCCGCAGGTATCGAGCAACGCGCCCGATACGTGGGAGGGCCGCGTTCTCGCCCGCTTGCAGAAATACCAGCGCTATCCCGGCGCGGCGAAGAGCGCCCGCCAGCAAGGCGTCGCCTATATCCGGTTCCGGATGAACCGCGACGGCCATGTGCTATCCTCGTCGCTGGTGCGGAGTTCCGGCTTCCCGGCGCTCGATCAGGCCGCGCTCGACACGCTGCGCCGCGCTGATCCGCTCCCCAAGATTCCGCCCGAACGGCCCGACGAAATCGAGCTGGTAGTGCCTGTGGAGTTCCTATTACGTTGA
- a CDS encoding WGR domain-containing protein, with protein sequence MALDPARNVRRGYSITASLDLFGMILVETRWGRIGARGQARSHAFADREAAERHIAATLRRRNSAENRIGVAYRPL encoded by the coding sequence GTGGCGCTTGACCCGGCCCGCAACGTCCGGCGCGGCTACAGCATCACCGCGAGCCTCGACCTGTTCGGCATGATCTTGGTGGAAACCCGCTGGGGCCGGATCGGCGCGCGCGGTCAGGCCCGTTCCCACGCCTTCGCCGATCGCGAGGCGGCCGAGCGCCATATCGCCGCGACCTTGCGCCGGCGCAACTCGGCCGAGAACCGGATCGGCGTCGCCTATCGGCCGCTATAG
- a CDS encoding DksA/TraR family C4-type zinc finger protein has translation MANGWAPDSAVQDQIDATIMDAVFAARSRLPSGEGSTDCEVCGDEIPAKRRTAIPGVRTCVACQSERDKRPTFTGINRRGSKDSQLR, from the coding sequence ATGGCAAATGGATGGGCACCCGATAGTGCGGTGCAGGACCAGATTGATGCAACGATCATGGACGCGGTTTTCGCCGCCCGATCGCGTCTGCCTTCCGGCGAGGGTAGCACCGACTGCGAGGTGTGCGGCGACGAAATCCCCGCGAAACGCCGCACGGCCATACCCGGCGTAAGAACCTGTGTCGCCTGTCAAAGCGAACGCGATAAGCGCCCCACCTTCACCGGCATCAATCGCCGGGGCAGCAAGGACAGCCAGTTGCGCTGA
- a CDS encoding bestrophin family protein, with translation MIVRSQPSFQDIIFTVHGSILPRIARRLAAIAIVSVIAILAAQAHPGIFARISTIPFTLIGIALSIFMSFRNNACYARWWEGRQLWGELIISARSFARETSLLPDEDRRALLHSICGFACGLTARLRGEDEIAAIAPWVEIGPATKSPNVTNLVLDRMGRRLLHLKQTGVITPIHYAVVAEDMRSFGKVQGACERISTTPVPFAYSLLLHRTAIIFCVMLPFALAGSLDWWTLLPVLLTAYTFFGLDALGHELEDPFGVEPNCLPLYAMKRTIERDMLSLLGEEDLPAPLEPHKSVLS, from the coding sequence ATGATCGTTCGATCGCAACCGAGCTTCCAAGATATCATTTTCACCGTGCATGGCTCGATCTTGCCGCGCATCGCGCGGAGGCTGGCGGCGATAGCGATCGTCAGTGTGATCGCCATCCTGGCCGCCCAAGCCCATCCCGGCATTTTCGCGCGTATCTCGACGATCCCTTTCACCCTGATCGGCATCGCGCTCTCGATCTTCATGAGCTTTCGCAACAATGCCTGCTATGCGCGATGGTGGGAGGGGCGGCAGCTATGGGGCGAGCTGATTATCTCGGCCCGTTCGTTCGCGCGCGAGACATCGCTTCTCCCTGACGAGGATCGGCGAGCGTTGCTCCACAGCATATGTGGCTTTGCCTGCGGCCTCACCGCACGCCTTCGCGGCGAGGACGAAATCGCCGCTATTGCGCCGTGGGTCGAAATCGGCCCGGCGACAAAGAGCCCGAACGTCACCAACCTCGTGCTCGATCGTATGGGGCGTAGGCTGCTCCACCTGAAGCAGACTGGCGTCATTACGCCGATTCACTATGCCGTCGTGGCAGAAGACATGCGATCCTTCGGCAAGGTTCAGGGCGCTTGCGAGCGGATATCCACGACGCCCGTGCCGTTCGCATATTCTCTGCTGCTTCATCGCACCGCAATTATCTTTTGCGTGATGCTTCCCTTCGCGCTCGCAGGATCACTCGACTGGTGGACGCTCCTGCCGGTGCTCCTTACCGCCTATACCTTTTTCGGCCTCGACGCGCTGGGACACGAGCTGGAAGACCCGTTCGGCGTCGAGCCCAACTGTCTGCCGCTTTATGCGATGAAGCGGACAATCGAGCGGGATATGTTGTCGCTGCTTGGCGAAGAAGATCTACCCGCTCCACTGGAACCCCATAAATCCGTCCTGAGCTAA
- a CDS encoding DUF2474 domain-containing protein, with translation MDEQKPLGRRLAWMVLIWAASVLALGAVAQVIRLILKP, from the coding sequence ATGGATGAGCAAAAACCGCTCGGTCGACGGCTCGCCTGGATGGTCTTAATCTGGGCGGCCAGCGTTTTGGCGCTGGGGGCTGTCGCGCAGGTCATTCGCCTCATCCTCAAACCCTGA
- the cydB gene encoding cytochrome d ubiquinol oxidase subunit II — translation MNMEHLDLTIIWAGIIGFAVFAYVVMDGFDLGIGILFPSLSVGGERDQAMNSIAPVWDGNETWLVLGGGGLFAAFPLAYAIILPATYPLIIAMLLGLVFRGVAFEFRWRDPRHRPFWDVAFSFGSVLAAFSQGITLGAILQGVRVEADAYAGGWLDWLSAFSLLTGAAVVIGYALLGAAWLVWKTEGPGQERARRLAFWLGGATLLALFAVSAATPFLTYDYWRRWFAMPGVLLTAQVPLLVAICAATFFWSLKRGAERLPFIMALGLFFLGFVGLGISIYPYVVPRAVTIWDAAAPPQSQLFMLAGAAIIIPIILGYTAWAYWVFRGKVGAHGYH, via the coding sequence ATGAACATGGAGCACCTCGATCTCACCATAATCTGGGCCGGTATCATCGGTTTTGCTGTCTTCGCCTATGTCGTGATGGACGGGTTCGATCTGGGGATCGGCATCCTCTTCCCGAGCCTTTCGGTCGGAGGGGAGCGCGATCAGGCGATGAACTCGATCGCGCCGGTCTGGGATGGCAACGAAACATGGCTGGTGCTGGGCGGAGGCGGTCTCTTCGCGGCCTTTCCCCTTGCCTACGCCATCATCCTTCCCGCGACCTACCCGCTCATCATCGCGATGTTGCTCGGTCTCGTGTTCCGCGGGGTGGCATTCGAGTTTCGTTGGCGAGATCCACGCCATCGTCCCTTCTGGGATGTCGCCTTCAGCTTTGGGTCCGTTCTCGCGGCGTTCTCGCAGGGGATCACGCTGGGCGCGATCCTGCAAGGCGTGCGGGTCGAGGCCGATGCCTATGCCGGGGGATGGCTGGATTGGCTGAGCGCGTTCAGCCTCTTGACCGGCGCGGCAGTCGTAATCGGATATGCGCTTCTCGGCGCGGCCTGGCTGGTCTGGAAAACCGAAGGGCCGGGCCAGGAACGCGCCCGTCGACTGGCATTTTGGCTCGGCGGTGCGACGCTACTCGCGCTTTTCGCCGTCAGTGCGGCGACGCCGTTCCTGACCTATGACTATTGGCGACGCTGGTTTGCGATGCCCGGCGTGCTTCTCACCGCGCAGGTTCCTCTGCTGGTGGCAATCTGCGCTGCAACCTTCTTCTGGAGTCTGAAGCGCGGCGCGGAGCGTCTGCCCTTCATTATGGCGCTTGGCCTGTTCTTTCTCGGTTTCGTTGGGCTGGGGATCAGCATCTATCCCTATGTCGTTCCCCGCGCCGTCACGATCTGGGATGCAGCCGCTCCCCCGCAAAGCCAGCTCTTCATGCTGGCGGGTGCGGCCATCATCATTCCGATCATTCTCGGCTATACCGCGTGGGCCTATTGGGTGTTCCGCGGTAAGGTCGGCGCCCACGGCTATCACTGA
- a CDS encoding cytochrome ubiquinol oxidase subunit I: protein MLANLDPVILARAQFAFTVSFHFIFPAFSIGTASYLMVLEGLWLKTGSGVYANLYRYWLKIFAVAFGMGVVSGVVMSYQFGTNWSVFSAKAGPVIGPLMAYEVLTAFFLEAGFLGVMLFGINKVGKGPHFFATCMVAVGTLISATWIISVNSWMQTPAGYAINAKGQFVPAGSWLPIIFNASFPYRLVHTVIGAYLTTAMVVGAVGGWHLLRDRANPGARKMFSMAMWMAALVAPIQILAGDQHGLNTLEHQPAKVLAMEGHYEASPDGASLILFGLPSNKDAVVHGKVEIPYLGSLILKHDPKAPLPGLNDFPRDRWPPTPIVFWSFRIMVAMGLAMLGLGLWSLLARWRGKLYDWHWLHRAAVALGPSGFVAVIAGWVTTEVGRQPFTVYGLLRTAESHSPLAAPAVAASLVAFILVYFGAFGAGTYYLLRMMAKPPAAGEPEPSKVPQRAAGITPASGVVASTGREA from the coding sequence GTGCTTGCGAATCTCGATCCGGTAATCCTGGCGCGCGCGCAATTCGCGTTCACGGTCTCCTTCCACTTCATTTTTCCGGCCTTCTCCATCGGCACGGCAAGCTACCTGATGGTGCTTGAAGGGTTGTGGCTGAAAACGGGGAGCGGCGTTTACGCCAACCTCTACCGCTATTGGCTCAAGATCTTCGCCGTAGCCTTCGGCATGGGCGTGGTCTCGGGCGTGGTCATGTCCTATCAGTTTGGGACGAACTGGTCGGTCTTCTCGGCCAAAGCCGGCCCCGTCATCGGCCCGTTGATGGCCTATGAGGTTCTCACCGCGTTCTTCCTTGAGGCGGGCTTCCTCGGTGTCATGCTGTTCGGAATCAACAAGGTGGGCAAAGGGCCGCACTTTTTCGCGACCTGCATGGTCGCCGTCGGGACGCTCATCTCGGCGACCTGGATCATTTCCGTGAATAGCTGGATGCAGACGCCGGCAGGCTATGCGATCAATGCCAAGGGCCAGTTCGTGCCCGCAGGTTCGTGGCTTCCGATCATCTTCAACGCGAGCTTTCCATACCGCCTCGTTCACACGGTCATCGGGGCCTATCTGACGACGGCGATGGTCGTCGGTGCGGTCGGGGGATGGCACCTTCTGCGCGACCGCGCGAATCCCGGCGCGCGCAAGATGTTCTCGATGGCGATGTGGATGGCGGCGCTCGTCGCTCCGATCCAGATTCTCGCGGGCGATCAGCACGGCCTCAACACGCTGGAGCATCAGCCGGCGAAGGTTCTCGCGATGGAAGGTCATTATGAGGCCAGCCCCGACGGCGCTTCGCTCATCCTTTTCGGCCTCCCGAGCAACAAGGATGCGGTGGTCCACGGCAAGGTCGAAATCCCCTATCTGGGATCGCTTATCCTCAAGCACGATCCCAAAGCGCCCCTCCCCGGCCTCAACGACTTCCCGCGCGATCGCTGGCCGCCCACGCCGATCGTCTTCTGGTCGTTTCGGATCATGGTGGCGATGGGCCTCGCCATGCTGGGGCTGGGACTTTGGAGCCTGCTCGCCCGCTGGCGCGGCAAGCTCTATGACTGGCACTGGCTTCACCGCGCCGCTGTCGCGCTTGGTCCGTCAGGTTTCGTCGCGGTCATAGCAGGATGGGTCACGACGGAGGTTGGGCGACAGCCCTTCACCGTTTACGGCCTGCTGCGAACCGCAGAGTCCCATTCCCCCTTGGCCGCACCCGCCGTCGCGGCGTCCCTCGTCGCTTTCATCCTCGTCTATTTCGGCGCCTTCGGGGCCGGCACCTATTATCTGCTCCGGATGATGGCAAAGCCGCCCGCAGCCGGTGAGCCGGAACCGTCCAAGGTGCCGCAACGCGCGGCGGGCATTACGCCGGCGAGCGGCGTCGTGGCATCGACCGGACGGGAGGCATGA
- a CDS encoding metal/formaldehyde-sensitive transcriptional repressor yields the protein MPHSPEDKKRAITRLRRIKGQAEALERAIEAGTDCAPLLQQIVAMRGATNGLMAEVMESHLKETFGPSSKAIGGQDGDSYDNDMEGVMKILRTYLK from the coding sequence ATGCCACATTCACCAGAGGACAAGAAGCGGGCCATCACACGCCTTCGCCGTATCAAAGGGCAGGCGGAAGCGCTGGAAAGGGCGATCGAGGCAGGTACGGACTGCGCACCCCTGCTCCAACAGATCGTGGCAATGCGGGGAGCGACCAACGGATTGATGGCGGAGGTGATGGAGAGCCATCTTAAAGAGACGTTCGGACCCTCAAGCAAGGCGATTGGGGGGCAGGACGGTGACTCTTACGATAATGACATGGAGGGGGTCATGAAGATATTGAGAACATATCTCAAATGA
- a CDS encoding LysR family transcriptional regulator — MIVKNFEYLIALDREGHFGRAAKSCNVSQPTLSAGIKQLEEDLGVEIVRHGRRYDGLTLEGGTVLAWAKKIERDCDGLESDLSALKRGLEGLFRLGMVSGTSAVGAIVSAALADQIPLLGQTVTASGTASLLRSLLDHEMDMALTYLGEVPKDEFETHHLYREHTTLFQMSKEPQPKRVAWDHVVSLPLCILAGALPSEAQLQLAHCSAATINTDTIDILAAHLATGRYAAVLPQSLATRLAHIPNLQASALTGAGAHADVGFVSVKGEAKSPPSAALLELVHTPKVVSPLQEILALHRQFQPRKG, encoded by the coding sequence ATGATCGTCAAGAATTTCGAATATCTCATAGCGCTCGATCGCGAGGGTCACTTCGGGCGGGCCGCCAAGAGCTGCAACGTGTCGCAGCCGACGCTTTCGGCGGGGATCAAGCAGCTAGAGGAAGATCTGGGCGTCGAGATCGTGCGGCATGGCCGGCGATATGACGGTCTCACATTGGAAGGCGGGACAGTGCTCGCCTGGGCCAAGAAGATCGAACGGGACTGTGACGGGCTGGAGAGTGACCTGTCGGCCCTCAAGCGAGGGCTGGAGGGCCTGTTCCGCTTGGGCATGGTATCAGGCACTTCGGCTGTCGGCGCGATCGTCAGCGCCGCTCTTGCGGATCAAATCCCCTTGCTGGGGCAAACCGTGACGGCGAGTGGCACTGCTTCGCTGTTGAGATCCTTGCTGGATCACGAAATGGACATGGCGCTGACCTATCTCGGCGAGGTTCCGAAGGACGAGTTCGAGACCCATCATCTCTACCGGGAACATACGACCCTGTTCCAGATGAGCAAAGAGCCGCAGCCCAAGCGAGTCGCGTGGGATCATGTCGTGAGCCTGCCGCTTTGCATTCTGGCAGGCGCGCTCCCCAGCGAGGCACAGTTGCAGCTCGCGCACTGCTCGGCCGCGACGATCAACACGGACACGATCGACATTCTGGCGGCGCATCTGGCCACAGGGCGTTACGCGGCAGTCTTGCCCCAATCGCTTGCGACCCGCCTCGCCCACATTCCAAACCTTCAGGCTTCAGCACTGACGGGTGCGGGCGCGCACGCAGATGTTGGATTCGTCAGCGTCAAGGGGGAGGCAAAGTCGCCGCCCTCGGCAGCCCTTCTTGAGCTGGTCCACACTCCCAAAGTCGTGTCTCCTTTGCAGGAAATCCTTGCATTGCATCGCCAATTTCAGCCTCGAAAGGGCTGA
- a CDS encoding glutathione-independent formaldehyde dehydrogenase, giving the protein MATGNRIVTFEKPMEMKVNTFKFPELITPQGKKAPHGAILKIVTTNICGSDLHIYRGSFEVPKGMTMGHEMTGEVIEVGSDVEYIKVGDIVSVPFNVGCGRCYNCKHMRSDVCEHTNPEVDCGAYGFNLGGWTGGQGDYLFVPYADFNLLAFPDKDAAMAKIRDLTLLSDVLPTAFHGFAAPDWPAQPAYIVGENVLIFGAGPVGRAGAACAKLLGAGAIIVADFIQERLDLLKPHGVETINLSDGIPIEDHLERITGKREADRVIDYVGLDCRGFGAESDQIVENAVTNALLKYVRFGGMTSTVGVYCPNPISKNRDNKKGSMEVDWASGWIKSPRMSAGQSPTANYNHALMRAILNDRMPYLTPMMNTKIIKLEDAPAAYKEFDDGSAFKYVIDPHGSVAA; this is encoded by the coding sequence ATGGCTACCGGAAACAGGATCGTCACATTCGAGAAGCCGATGGAGATGAAGGTCAACACCTTCAAATTCCCGGAGCTGATTACGCCGCAGGGCAAGAAAGCCCCCCACGGCGCCATTCTCAAGATCGTCACCACCAACATCTGCGGCAGCGACCTTCACATCTACCGCGGTTCGTTCGAAGTCCCCAAGGGGATGACGATGGGCCACGAGATGACCGGCGAGGTGATCGAGGTCGGCTCCGACGTCGAATATATCAAGGTCGGCGATATCGTGTCCGTTCCCTTCAACGTCGGCTGCGGACGCTGCTACAACTGCAAGCACATGCGCTCGGACGTGTGCGAGCACACCAACCCCGAAGTCGATTGCGGCGCCTACGGCTTCAACCTGGGCGGATGGACCGGCGGTCAGGGGGATTACCTGTTCGTGCCCTATGCAGACTTCAATCTGCTGGCCTTCCCCGACAAGGACGCGGCCATGGCGAAGATCCGTGATCTGACGCTGCTTTCGGACGTGCTGCCGACCGCGTTCCACGGGTTCGCCGCGCCCGACTGGCCGGCGCAGCCTGCGTATATCGTCGGCGAGAACGTGCTGATCTTCGGCGCGGGGCCTGTCGGTCGCGCGGGCGCAGCCTGCGCGAAGCTCCTCGGTGCCGGCGCCATCATCGTCGCCGACTTCATTCAGGAGCGGCTCGATCTGCTCAAGCCGCACGGCGTCGAGACCATCAACCTGTCGGACGGCATTCCGATCGAGGATCATCTGGAACGGATCACCGGCAAGCGCGAGGCCGATCGCGTCATCGACTATGTGGGCCTCGACTGTCGCGGGTTCGGGGCGGAGTCCGACCAGATCGTCGAGAACGCCGTCACCAACGCGCTGCTGAAATATGTCCGCTTCGGTGGGATGACCAGCACGGTCGGCGTTTACTGCCCCAATCCGATCTCCAAGAATAGGGACAACAAGAAGGGCAGCATGGAAGTCGATTGGGCCAGTGGCTGGATCAAGTCGCCGCGGATGTCGGCAGGCCAGTCGCCGACGGCGAATTACAACCACGCCCTCATGCGGGCGATCCTGAACGATCGGATGCCCTATCTGACCCCGATGATGAACACGAAGATCATCAAGCTGGAGGATGCGCCGGCGGCCTACAAGGAGTTCGATGACGGATCGGCGTTCAAGTACGTCATCGATCCGCACGGCTCCGTAGCGGCCTGA
- a CDS encoding S-(hydroxymethyl)glutathione dehydrogenase/class III alcohol dehydrogenase has protein sequence MKSRAAVAFEAGKPLEIVEIDVAPPQKGEVLIKVTHTGVCHTDAFTLSGNDPEGIFPVVLGHEGAGIVVEVGEGVTSVKPGDHVIPLYTAECGKCEFCLSGKTNLCVAVRETQGKGLMPDGTTRFSYNGQPLYHYMGCSTFSEYTVVAEVSLAKINPEANPEHVCLLGCGVTTGIGAVHNTAKVQPGDSVAVFGLGGIGLAAIQGARQAKAGRIIAIDTNPTKFELARQFGATDCINPKDYDKPIQQVLIEMTGWGIDHTFECIGNVHVMRAALESAHRGWGQSIVIGVAGAGQEISTRPFQLVTGRVWKGSAFGGVKGRTQLPGMVEDAMKGEIDLAPFVTHTMGLDEINEAFDLMHEGKSIRTVIHY, from the coding sequence ATGAAATCTCGCGCCGCCGTAGCCTTCGAGGCAGGCAAGCCGCTCGAAATCGTCGAGATCGATGTCGCACCGCCCCAGAAAGGCGAAGTGCTCATCAAGGTCACGCATACCGGGGTATGCCACACCGACGCTTTCACGCTGTCCGGCAACGATCCGGAGGGCATTTTCCCGGTCGTTCTCGGTCACGAGGGCGCGGGCATCGTCGTCGAGGTCGGCGAGGGCGTCACCAGCGTCAAGCCGGGCGATCACGTCATTCCGCTCTACACCGCCGAGTGCGGCAAGTGCGAGTTCTGTCTGTCCGGCAAGACCAACCTGTGCGTCGCGGTCCGCGAAACGCAGGGCAAGGGCCTGATGCCTGATGGCACCACGCGCTTCTCCTACAACGGCCAGCCCCTCTATCACTACATGGGCTGCTCGACGTTCAGCGAATACACCGTCGTCGCCGAAGTCTCGCTCGCCAAGATCAACCCGGAAGCGAACCCCGAGCATGTCTGCCTTCTGGGCTGCGGCGTCACCACCGGCATCGGCGCGGTCCACAACACCGCCAAGGTGCAGCCGGGTGACTCGGTTGCCGTGTTCGGTCTGGGCGGCATCGGTCTCGCCGCGATCCAGGGCGCGCGTCAGGCCAAGGCAGGCCGCATCATCGCGATCGACACCAACCCGACGAAGTTCGAGCTGGCACGTCAGTTCGGCGCGACCGACTGCATCAACCCCAAGGACTATGACAAGCCGATCCAGCAAGTGCTGATCGAGATGACCGGATGGGGCATCGACCACACGTTCGAGTGCATCGGCAACGTCCATGTCATGCGGGCCGCGCTGGAATCCGCGCATCGTGGCTGGGGCCAGTCGATCGTCATCGGCGTTGCCGGCGCGGGCCAGGAAATCTCCACCCGTCCGTTCCAGCTCGTCACGGGCCGCGTCTGGAAGGGGTCGGCCTTTGGCGGCGTCAAGGGGCGCACCCAGCTTCCCGGCATGGTCGAGGACGCCATGAAGGGCGAGATCGATCTGGCGCCCTTCGTCACCCACACCATGGGTCTCGATGAGATCAACGAGGCGTTCGACCTGATGCACGAAGGCAAGTCGATCCGCACCGTGATCCACTACTGA
- a CDS encoding VOC family protein has protein sequence MADPVISGNGVFSHVFIGAADVEQSSAFYDAALGALGVKNLGPFGNGWVLYGRDKPAFIIARPGNGEAPSSNGVTVGFAAATPAEVDAFHAAGLAAGGTDEGQPGPRGHLPGAYAAYLRDPAGNKVCSYTFI, from the coding sequence ATGGCTGACCCCGTTATCTCCGGCAACGGCGTGTTCTCGCACGTCTTCATCGGCGCTGCCGACGTCGAGCAGTCGTCGGCGTTCTATGACGCCGCTCTGGGCGCCCTGGGCGTCAAGAACCTCGGCCCCTTCGGCAATGGCTGGGTGCTGTACGGTCGCGACAAGCCCGCCTTCATCATTGCCCGTCCCGGCAATGGCGAAGCGCCCTCCAGCAACGGCGTGACGGTTGGCTTTGCCGCCGCGACGCCCGCCGAAGTGGACGCTTTCCACGCGGCCGGCCTCGCGGCCGGTGGCACCGACGAGGGCCAGCCCGGCCCGCGTGGCCATCTGCCGGGTGCCTATGCGGCCTATCTGCGTGATCCGGCGGGCAACAAGGTCTGCTCGTACACCTTCATCTGA